The genomic stretch GGCCAGCGCGGTGCGCAGCGCCGCCTCGTCGAAGTCCGGACCGGCCACCACGTAGGCGCACAGCGACTTCTCGCCGCGGTCGCCCGGCACGGCGGCCACGGCGCACTCGGTGACGCCGGTGAAGCCGCTCGCGAGGTGCTCGATCTCGCCCAGTTCGATCCGGTATCCGCGGATCTTGACCTGGGTGTCCAGGCGGCCGAGGTATTCGATGACGCCGCCGGGCAGCCAGCGGGCCAGGTCCCCGGTGCGGTAGATGCGGCCGAAGCCCTCGGGGCCGGCCACGAACCGCTCCGCCGTGAGCTCCGGCGCGTGCAGGTAACCGCGGGCCAGGCCGACGCCCGCGATGCACAGCTCGCCCGGCACACCGATGGGGGCGAAGCCGCCGTTGGCGGTGCGCACGATGAGCTTGATGTTGTCGATGGGGCGGCCGATGGGCACGGAGCGGGTGGAGTCCACGGCGTCGCAGTCGAAGTAGCTGACGTCGACGGCGGCTTCCGTGGGGCCGTACAGGTTGACCAGCAGGGCCTGCGGCAGGGCGGCGCCGAAGAGCTCGACGTGGCTCACGGCCAGGGCCTCACCACTGGCGAACACCCGGCGCAGCGAGCCGAGCTTGCCGGCCGTGCCGGAGGCCTGGGTGTACGTGAGGAAGGCGTGCAGCATGCTGGGGACGAAGTGCATGGTGGTGGCCCCGCTGCTCGCCACCCGCTCGGCGATCTGCTCGGGGTCCTTCTCGGCCCCGTTGGGCAGGGTGGCGACCGACGCGCCCGCGATGGACCACCAGAAGATCTCCCACACCGACACGTCGAAGGTGAAGGGGGTCTTGTGCAGGATCACGTCGTCCGCGCCGAGCGGGTAGCCGCGCTGCATCCACCACAGCCGGTTGACGATGGCGCGGTGTTCCACCACGACGCCCTTGGGGCGGCCGGTGGAACCCGAGGTGTAGATCACGTAGCAGGGGTCGTCGGGACCGGTGACGGGGGCGAGGTCGCCGTCCTGCTCGTGCCGGTTGGCGGGGTCGTCCAGGTCGAGCACCGGGCGGGAGCCCAGGACGGGCGCCGTCTCGGCGGTCGCGAGCACGAGCTGCGTACCGCTGTGGTCGAGGAGGTACTCGATGCGGTTGCCGGGCAGCGTGGGGTCGACCGGCAGATAGGCGCCGCCCGCCTTCAGCACGGCGTAGATCGCGGTGAGCATGGCCGCGGACCGGGGGACGCAGACACCCACGATGCTGCCGGCGGTCACACCGCGCTCGCGCAGGGTGCGGGCGAGCCGGTTGGCGTCCGCGTTGAGCTGGGCGTAGGTGGTGCCCGTACCGTCGGCGACCGCGATGCGGTCGCCGTGCTCGCGGGCTCGCTCCTCCAGGAAGGAGTGCAGCAGCCGGGTGTCCGGGAACGCGGCGTCGGTGTCGTTGAACACGCCGGTGATCTGGGCGAGTTCGGACTCGCTGGGCGCGCGCAGCGCGTCCGTCGTCGTGGCCGGGGCCGTGGTGACCGTGTGCAGGATCGCGCGGTAGGCGTCGAGGAGCCGGTCCGCGGTGGCCTCGGTGAACAGCGTCGGGTCGTAGCGCAGTTCGAGGCGCGGGGCGGAGCCCGTCACGAGCGTGAACAGCAGCGGGGTGCCGGCGCGGTCGGCGTCCTCGGGGCCGAGGTCACCGTCGACGGCGACCATGAAGTCCGTCGGCCGGCTGTCGGCGCGGTCGAGGACGAACGCGACGGGCACGTCGAGGTGGTCCGCCGCCCGGATGTACGCGGCGCGGACGGCACCGAGGAGCTGCTTGGCCTCGGTACCGGCCGGGACGGCCACCTCGACGGGGATCGCCCGGTTGGGCGTGCCGAAGGCCTGCGGCGGGGCCGGCAGGAAGACCACGATGTCGTCCCGGTCAGTGGTCCGGGCGGCGAGCAGCGCCAGCACCGTGGCGGCGACGGTGCGCAGGAGCACCGGGTCGCCGGAGGTGATGCGGGCGAGTGCGGCCGTGGTGGCGGCGTCGAGGTCGGTGCGGCCGACCCGGTGTCCACCGGCGTCGGGACGCAGATGGTCCCTGATGACCTGGACGGGCTCGGTCCAGGTCTGCTGGAGGTTCTCCCAGTAGGCCTGCTGCGCGGGGTGGTTGCTGAGTGCCTGCTGGGCCTGCAGTGCGCTGGTCATCGGATCCTTCTAGAAAGAGAAATCGGCGTAGGCGGGGGTGACCGCGTCCTGGACTGCCGAAGGGCCGAACAAGGGGGTGTGCGGCGCTGTGTCGAGGTCGTCGATCAGCTCGGCCACACGGTGGAGCAGGTATTCCGCCGATGAGGCGGCGAACAGCGCGGTGCTGTACTCAAGTTCGAGCACCGTTCCCTCGGGGCGCTGGTACGCCTGCAGATTCAGGTCGAACCGGCAGGAGCCCGCGTGCAGGAGGTCGACGTCCACCCGTAGTCCGTCGCGGGTGAAGGTGTGGAAGTCGATGTTCTGGAGGGCGAAGAAGGCGTCCAGCAGCGGGAGCCGGGAGGTGTCGCGCGGCAGCCGCAGCCCGGTGACGACCCGCTCGAAGGGGTACGCCTGGTGTTCCAGGGCTTCCTGGTGCCGCTGGTGCGTGACGGCCAGCAGGTCGGCGAGCGTGGCCGGTTCCCCGGCGGTCAGGCGCAGGGCCGCGGTGTTGACGAACATGCCCACGACCGACTCGAACTCGGGGTGCGTGCGGCCGCTCATGGGGCTGCCGATCACGATGTCGCGCTGTCCGGAGAGCCGCATCAGGGCGGCGCTGTACGCGGTGAGGAGCACGGCGAACGGGGTGGTGCCCGCACGGCCGGCGATCCGGGTGACCGCGTCGGCCCGCTCCGGCGTCAGGGCCAGGCGCAGCACGTCGCCCGTCTCGGCCCGGACGGCCGGCCGGGGGTGGTCGGTGGGCAGTTCCAGGCGGGGCGGGTCGGCGAGCGTGGTCAGCCAGTAGTCCTCGTCCGCCTCGAAGAAGCCGTCCGCGAGCCGGTCGGCGAACCACCGCGAGGCGTCGGCGTACCCCCACTTGGGCTCCGGCACCGGTGCGCCGGAGAGCAGGTCGGTCAGCTCCTCCGCGACGATCCGCAGGGACACCCCGTCGAAGACGATGTGGTGGATGTCGAGGTAGAGCCGGTGGTGCGTGTCGTCGGCGCGTACGAGCAGCGCGCGGATCAAAGGGGCGTCGCCCAAGTCGAAGGGGCGCACGAACGCCTTCCGTACGGCCTGGTCGTCGCCGTGGGTGAGGGCGTCCGCCTCGGTCAGCCGCACCGTTGCCCCGGGGAGCACTTCCTGGCGCACGCCCTCGTCGGTGGTGACGAAGCGGGTGCGCAGGGCGTCGTGGCGGCGTACCAGCTCGGCCAGGGCGGCCCGGACCGCGTCGGCGGACAGCGGGCCCGAGATGTCCAGCCGGAGGGGGACGTTGTAGGCGACCGATGACGCGGAGACCTGGGCGTGGGTGTGCAGCCCGTGCTGCTGGGGGTGGAGAGCCGACGGCACACCGACGGGTGCGGGGTCGATGGGCGGCAGGCCGGGAGCGGGGGCGTCTCCGGCGGCCCGGCGTACGGCGTCCGCCATCTCGGCCAGGGTGCGGTTCGCGAACACCTCGGAGAAGGCGAGGTGCACGCCGTCGCGTACGGCCAGCCGTCCGATCAGCGCGCCGACGGACAAGGAGTTGCCGCCGAGGGCGAAGAAGTCGTCGTCGGGGCCGAGGTTACGGCCCTTCAGGCGCAGCACCACATCCCAGAGTTCGGCGAGCTCCCGCTGTCCGGCGGGCAGGTCCGACCGGTCCGGGGCGTCGGCGGACGACGGCCCCGTGGAGTCCGGTGCGGGCAGGGCGGCCTTGTCGACCTTTCCGTTGGCGTTGAGCGGCAGCCGGTCCAGTACGACGAGCCGCTCCGGCCGCAGGTAGGCGGGCAGCCGCTCGGCGAGTGCGGCCTCGACGTCCTCCGCCGCCGTGCCTTCGGCGAGGACGGCATAGCCGAGCAGGTACCGGCCCGCCTCGTCGGAAGCGGCGACCACACACCCGTCGAGGATGCCGGGGCAGGCCATCAGGGCCGCCTCGACCTCCTTGACCTCCACCCGGTGGCCGCGGATCTTGACCTGGTCGTCCACCCGGCCGTGGAAGTGCAGCAGCCCTTCGGCGTCCTGGCTGACCCGGTCGCCGGTGCGGTAGCAGCGTTCGCCGTCGACGGTGACGAAACGTTCCTTCGTCATATCGGGGTTGCCCAGGTAGCCGCGGGCCAGCCCGCTGCCGCCCGTGTACAGCTCGCCCGTCGCGCCGACGGGCACCGGCCGGCGCTCCTCGTCCAGGACCACGACGGTCGTGCCCGCGATGGGACGGCCGATCGGAATGGCGCCCGGCTCGTCCCCGCTGACCTCGTACGTGGTGGTGAAGGTGGTGTTCTCCGTCGGTCCGTAGCCGTTGATCACCCGCAGTCCGGGGTGTGCGGCCCGCACCGTACGCACGTGCCGCGCCGACAGGACGTCGCCGCCGACCACCACGGCGGACAGCCGCGCGAAGACGTCCGGGTCGGCGTCGACGGTCTGGCTGAACAGCGGGGCCGTCATCCACATCACGGTGATGGCGTTGTCGTGCAGGACCGCCTTCAACGCCGACGGGACGAGCAGCGTCTCCTTGTCCGCCACGTACAGCGTCGCGCCGTTGAGCAGGCAGCCCCAGATCTCGAACGTCGCCGCGTCGAACTCCAGGGCGCCGGTCAGCAGCAGCCGCTCCCGCTCGGAGAACCGGAAGAAACCGTTGTCCTTGACCAGCCGCACGATCCCCGCCTGCTCCACCATGACGCCCTTGGGACGCCCGGTGGAACCGGAGGTGAACATGACATAGGCGAGGGGCGATCCACCCTCGGCCGCGGGCCGGGCGGCGGGACCGGCCGGCGGGGTGGAGCCGGCGCGGGCCCCTTCGGCGACGAGCGTGTCGGGCGTGACGACACACATTCCGTCGGGCACCGCCGGCGCGATCGCCTCTTCCAGCCCGGGTGCGCACACCAGTAACGGGGCACCGCTGTCACCGAGCATGTGAGCCAGGCGCTCACCGGGGAAGTCCGGGTTAACCGGCAGGTAGGCGCCGCCGGCGAGCACGATGGCCAGGGTGCAGACGATCGCGTCGGCCGACCGCGGGAAGGCCATCGCCACCAGCGTCTCCCGGCCCACACCCCGCGCGACGAGTCCGGCCGCCAGCCGGCCCGCACGCTCGCGGAGTTGACGGTAGGTCAGCCGGGTGTCGCCGTCGACCAGCGCGAGGGCGTCGGGACGGCGTTCGACCTGCTCCTCGAAGAGGTCTTCGATCAAGGGGTGGTGTGGACGGTGCGGCGTAAACGTCGCGGACATACGGAAGGACCTTTCCTGTCACCTGCCGTGCGACCGCGTGCCGGGGGTCCCCCGGACGCTGACGCGATGGTGCAGAAGAGACGAAATGAGGAGGTCGAGACGGGCATAACGGCATTGCCCTCCAGGGTCCGCGGCAGCGGACGCAGGACAGGCATGCAAAGAAACGGTGAACGCAACGCGGCCGGATGCCCCACGGCATCTCGGGCGTTACGGGAAAGCGCTAGTGCTCGGTAGGTGAACCACAACACAGCGCATTGCGTGCTACGGGAATGTTGCCGCCACGACAAGATTTCGACAACGGTTTGTGCGCCCCCCTCGGTCGCCCAGAAATCGCTATCAACTTAACAGTCACACGGCGTCGCGCAATGTGATCGAAGACACACGCACCGCTCGGAGGGGCACCCGGGCGCCGGTTCGCCCGCCCCCGTCCTCCACCACGCCGGGCGAGCGGGCGCGACCGACTCGTCTCGCACCGGAGGCGACTTCGTGAAGTGAGGGGGGCGCAATTCCTTGCCGCCTCCTTGCCAACTCCTTGCCGACTCCCTGCCGCCCCCTGCCGGCGCTCAATTCCCGGCCGGTCCGGGACTGGAGCAGCGCTCCGACCAGGCCTTCCGCCGGACCGGCCGGCCGAGCGGCGCGCGGGCCGGGCCGTGCGGTACGGCGCCGGATCAAGTTACTGTCCAGTCCGTGGATTCCGCCCGGCCCGCGGTCACCGCTCGGCTCGCGAATCGTGTCGTGACGTCCGGCCGTCCCCTTGCCCGCTGTCGCACAGACCCGGGAAATCGGTGGGTGCACGGCGGCCTTTTGCCGTCCATTCAGTTGGCCACTTGCACTCTTTAGAGGGGCCTGTCATTACGCGCGGGTAACCGGTCGCCGGAGTTCTTGGGCTGATCGATGACGGTGGCTTGTGGCGAGGGGCGCCGTTCGCCCTATGTCCAGAAGGTGGGTCTTATCGGAATCGCCGGTGGAGACCATCCGTTCAGCCTGCCGTCCAGGCCCCGGAGGAATGGGGTTCACGATGTTGCTCGCCCATTTGCCTGCCCGATTTCCCGCCCATTCGCTCGCCGTTTTGCTCACCCCGTTCGGTTGCGCTGCGCCGCCGGGAGACCGGGGCGGCCCGGAAGGCCGTCGCCGAGCAATCTGGGATGGAACACCATGGGGTGGATCGGAGCGGGACCGGTGTCCTGCTCGGTGGGCTGTCCTTGCCGACAGTGGGGTCAGCGTCGCTCGGGGCGCTCCGCCGAGGAGCCGACGCGCGCCACCGACGGGCCCACCCGTAATGCGTCCTGGCCAAATGTGTCGGTCGGGGACGCGGCCGCGAAGCGGGTCGATACCGTGGCCTCGGTACGCACGCCAGGGTTCATTTCCTCTGCCCCCGACTGCCGGCCGACGCTCGTCAAGCCACTGTCGAAGTTACACAGGGCGCGCACGAGGAGTTCCGTACCGTGAGCGGAAACTCCCTTCATCGCCCGAAGCAAGGCGGAATCGCGCCACCTACGGAAACCGGTTCTTCCGCGACGCACGACTGCCGAAGCTGGCGAATCCGGCAGAATAACCCGACGGCGCCGCCGAGTTCGCGGCGCCGCGAAAAGACCGGCACATTCATGGCATGTCCGATCCGGATCCGTGCACGGGTGCCTCGAAGTATTTCCGCGCGTCCCGGCCACGGTCGGGCGCCCCGGTCCTGGTCGCACGTCCCGGGCCCGGTCGCGCATCCCGGGCCCGGTCGGGCGGCCCGGGACGCGCGGGGCGGTCAGCCTCCCGCCGCTGCTCCGGCGGCGATGACCTCGCGGTTGACGGCGCGGACGCGGGCGGGATCGACCTTGAGCTTGCGCCGGTCGTACGTCCAGAAGCCGTTGAGTTCGTTCTCCAGGTCGGAGACCTGCGTGTAGATCGAGCCGGACAGGTTCCCGCCCGCCTGGCGCAGGTAGAAGGTGCGGGTGTTGTCGACGTACTTCCGGGTCAGCGCCTCCGTGTCGGCCACCCCGCTGTAGATCACGGTCGGGGTACCGGGCCACATGTGGCCGGGGGTGCGCAGGGTGAAGCCGCCGTGTTCGCCGTCCATGGCGGCCCGGCGGTGATCGGGCACGGGCGGGTCGTCGTTGTTGTAGTCGTGATGATCGATGATGTCGCCCTTGCCCGCGTCGCCCTTGGAGTTACAGCAGTTGACGCCGCTGTGCGCGTTGACGACGCGCGAGGGGTCGGCGGCCTTGACGGTCTCGGCGAGGCGGCCGGTGGCCTCGCGGTCCCACTCGCCCCAGCCCTCGTTGAAGACGATGTAGCCGCCGACGGCCGGGGAGTTGTGCGTCTGCTGCATCATCTCCCGGCCCTGGTCGACGAACGCCCGCTGCCCCTGCTCGCCGGTGATGTCGCCGGAGACGAAGTCCTGCCACACCAGCAGTCCGAGCCGGTCCGCGTGGTAGTACCACCGGGGCGACTCGACCTTGATGTGCTTGCGTACCGC from Streptomyces albofaciens JCM 4342 encodes the following:
- a CDS encoding non-ribosomal peptide synthetase, translating into MIEDLFEEQVERRPDALALVDGDTRLTYRQLRERAGRLAAGLVARGVGRETLVAMAFPRSADAIVCTLAIVLAGGAYLPVNPDFPGERLAHMLGDSGAPLLVCAPGLEEAIAPAVPDGMCVVTPDTLVAEGARAGSTPPAGPAARPAAEGGSPLAYVMFTSGSTGRPKGVMVEQAGIVRLVKDNGFFRFSERERLLLTGALEFDAATFEIWGCLLNGATLYVADKETLLVPSALKAVLHDNAITVMWMTAPLFSQTVDADPDVFARLSAVVVGGDVLSARHVRTVRAAHPGLRVINGYGPTENTTFTTTYEVSGDEPGAIPIGRPIAGTTVVVLDEERRPVPVGATGELYTGGSGLARGYLGNPDMTKERFVTVDGERCYRTGDRVSQDAEGLLHFHGRVDDQVKIRGHRVEVKEVEAALMACPGILDGCVVAASDEAGRYLLGYAVLAEGTAAEDVEAALAERLPAYLRPERLVVLDRLPLNANGKVDKAALPAPDSTGPSSADAPDRSDLPAGQRELAELWDVVLRLKGRNLGPDDDFFALGGNSLSVGALIGRLAVRDGVHLAFSEVFANRTLAEMADAVRRAAGDAPAPGLPPIDPAPVGVPSALHPQQHGLHTHAQVSASSVAYNVPLRLDISGPLSADAVRAALAELVRRHDALRTRFVTTDEGVRQEVLPGATVRLTEADALTHGDDQAVRKAFVRPFDLGDAPLIRALLVRADDTHHRLYLDIHHIVFDGVSLRIVAEELTDLLSGAPVPEPKWGYADASRWFADRLADGFFEADEDYWLTTLADPPRLELPTDHPRPAVRAETGDVLRLALTPERADAVTRIAGRAGTTPFAVLLTAYSAALMRLSGQRDIVIGSPMSGRTHPEFESVVGMFVNTAALRLTAGEPATLADLLAVTHQRHQEALEHQAYPFERVVTGLRLPRDTSRLPLLDAFFALQNIDFHTFTRDGLRVDVDLLHAGSCRFDLNLQAYQRPEGTVLELEYSTALFAASSAEYLLHRVAELIDDLDTAPHTPLFGPSAVQDAVTPAYADFSF